In one window of Stigmatella aurantiaca DNA:
- a CDS encoding transposase, whose amino-acid sequence MSKVYRPYQPEQSELLPPSPREWLPEKHLAYFILDTVKELELRPLLEKYERELRGYPPYHPRMLVGLLLYGYCVGVASSRRLERKTYEDVAFRIIAAGQHPDHTAIAEFRRRHLKELSGLFVQVLALCQKAGLVKLGHVALDGTKLKANASKHKAMSYERMQQREQELTQKVDELMKAAEEADAAEDRLYGKKKRGDELPQELRRAESRLKKIRQAKTELEAEAQAARQAKQEAKKKKDEQDPPPSGPTPLPSHQVPTDKHGKPKPQAQRNFTDPESRIQKTQGGFIQGYNAQAAVDEGHQIIVAQALTNQAPDVEHFVPLTRIGHTGDGDRAGVVAEPAEALAPCLVSVLIS is encoded by the coding sequence ATGAGCAAGGTCTACCGCCCCTACCAGCCCGAGCAGTCGGAACTTCTGCCGCCCTCACCCCGGGAGTGGCTGCCCGAAAAGCACTTGGCGTACTTCATCTTGGACACGGTGAAGGAGCTTGAGCTGAGGCCGCTGTTGGAGAAGTACGAGCGGGAGTTGAGGGGCTACCCACCGTACCACCCGAGGATGCTGGTGGGGCTGCTGTTGTATGGCTACTGCGTAGGCGTGGCCTCGTCGCGGCGGCTGGAGAGGAAGACGTACGAGGACGTGGCGTTCCGAATCATCGCCGCAGGCCAGCATCCGGACCATACGGCCATTGCGGAGTTCCGCAGGCGGCACCTGAAGGAGTTGTCGGGGCTGTTCGTGCAGGTGCTGGCGCTGTGTCAGAAGGCGGGGCTGGTGAAGCTGGGGCACGTGGCACTGGACGGCACGAAGCTCAAGGCGAATGCCAGCAAGCACAAGGCGATGAGCTACGAGCGGATGCAGCAGCGCGAGCAGGAGCTGACCCAGAAGGTGGACGAGCTGATGAAGGCGGCGGAAGAGGCGGACGCGGCCGAAGACCGGCTGTACGGGAAGAAGAAGCGGGGAGACGAGCTGCCGCAGGAGCTGAGGAGAGCGGAGAGTCGGCTGAAGAAAATCCGTCAGGCCAAGACAGAGCTGGAAGCAGAGGCCCAAGCGGCGCGGCAGGCGAAGCAGGAGGCCAAGAAGAAAAAGGACGAACAGGACCCACCGCCCTCCGGGCCCACGCCACTGCCGAGCCACCAGGTGCCCACAGACAAGCACGGCAAGCCCAAGCCCCAGGCGCAGCGCAACTTCACCGACCCGGAGAGTCGAATCCAGAAGACGCAAGGCGGCTTCATTCAAGGCTACAACGCGCAGGCGGCAGTGGATGAGGGGCATCAAATCATCGTGGCGCAAGCGCTGACGAACCAAGCACCGGACGTGGAGCACTTCGTGCCGCTAACCCGGATCGGTCACACCGGGGACGGAGATAGGGCTGGTGTCGTAGCGGAGCCCGCGGAGGCCCTCGCGCCTTGCCTGGTGTCGGTTCTGATTTCA